The proteins below come from a single Chelmon rostratus isolate fCheRos1 chromosome 12, fCheRos1.pri, whole genome shotgun sequence genomic window:
- the LOC121615552 gene encoding protein shisa-like-2A — translation MSAECSSYSSADGAFVDGFSCPRPGNAAAAVYCCGFNDVKYCCDDPNSFFPYEYGYMWWLSIGALVGLSIAAVVLLAFLITVCVLCYLFIATKPSRLDNGLPLRAPTGGPSERHARATCATGPQGFRKHFMSRKLDCDNQPPDPELLFQRCFTANVTGVKVESPS, via the exons ATGAGCGCTGaatgcagcagctacagcagtgcCGACGGTGCGTTTGTGGACGGATTCTCTTGCCCCAGACCGGGAAACGCTGCTGCCGCTGTCTACTGCTGCGGATTTAATGATGTCAAGTACTGCTGCGATGATCCCAACAGTTTTTTCCCGTATGAGTACGGATACATGTGGTGGCTGAG taTCGGCGCTCTGGTTGGTCTGTCCATCGCAGCCGTGGTCCTCCTCGCCTTCCTCATCACTGTGTGCGTCCTCTGCTACCTCTTCATCGCCACCAAACCCAGTCGCCTTGACAACGGCCTACCACTCAGAGCGCCCA CAGGAGGCCCCAGCGAGCGCCATGCGAGGGCGACCTGCGCCACTGGTCCGCAAGGATTCAGAAAACACTTCATGAGCAGGAAGCTGGACTGCGATAACCAGCCGCCGGACCCCGAGCTCCTGTTCCAGAGGTGTTTCACAGCCAACGTCACCGGCGTCAAAGTGGAAAGTCCCTCTTAG